A region from the Pungitius pungitius chromosome 16, fPunPun2.1, whole genome shotgun sequence genome encodes:
- the f9b gene encoding coagulation factor IXb isoform X1: protein MARLCQLAFIAGLLLEVYGLAAEITEQHPGTVFVSQQTADAVLRRLRRYNSKVFEELQPGNLERECVEESCTMEEAREVFEDDDKTTAFWARYIDGDQCQPPPCQNGGECEDGIRTYTCYCNSNFNGKNCEIELKKQCSLNNGGCSHFCLMPADIPVCRCAAGYNLGPDKRSCEPTEQFSCGRVDTSASSLTPRSSNTEHNSSYNLAEDYDIASFYDDYGIHANDSGPSNVSAASAAKRRSVRSDRSSSVSPAEAVVSSGEARSATEVEKKQLPSWAFFPTLPTITEQDNTDQRIVGGNDAIPGEIPWQVALMSHSDVLQRAEVFCGGSLISELWVLTAAHCLVPNDVKRQNFFVRVGEHDVTQAEDSERDHEVAEKHMHHLYDSKKSLVDNDIALLKLATPVVLSNQRRPICLGLKDFTESISRETPTSLVSGWGKLKTTGIQPNTLKKLEVPYVDRTECKKSSQTPITSGMFCAGFENEAKDSCSGDSGGPHATNYKGTWFLTGIISWGEECAKAGKYGVYTRVARFIPWIRKTTGMRIIN, encoded by the exons ATGGCCAGACTTTGTCAACTGGCTTTCATAGCTGGCCTACTGCTGGAGGTGTACGGACTGGCCGCTGAAATCACAGAGCAACACCCAG gaactgtgtttgtgtctcaacAGACAGCCGACGCGGTGCTGCGTCGCCTACGCAGGTACAACAGCAAGGTCTTTGAAGAGCTTCAGCCGGGCAACCTGGAGCGGGAGTGTGTTGAAGAATCCTGCACgatggaggaggccagggaggtgTTCGAGGACGACGACAAAACT ACGGCGTTCTGGGCCCGTTACATTG ACGGTGACCAATGTCAGCCCCCTCCCTGCCAAAACGGAGGTGAGTGTGAAGATGGAATCCGCACATATACCTGTTATTGCAATTCAAACTTCAACGGCAAGAACTGTGAGATCG AGTTGAAGAAGCAGTGTTCGCTCAACAACGGTGGCTGTTCCCATTTCTGTCTGATGCCGGCGGACATACCCGTGTGTCGTTGTGCAGCTGGTTATAATCTCGGGCCGGACAAGAGAAGCTGTGAGCCGACAG AACAATTCAGCTGCGGTCGCGTGGACACATCCGCCTCCTCCCTAACCCCGCGGTCCTCAAACACCGAGCACAATTCCAGCTACAACCTGGCGGAAGACTACGATATTGCATCGTTTTACGACGACTACGGCATCCATGCCAACGATTCAGGTCCGTCCAACGTCTCCGCGGCCTCCGCTGCGAAGAGGCGGTCAGTGAGGTCGGACCGGAGCTCCTCCGTAAGTCCGGCTGAGGCTGTCGTGAGCAGTGGGGAAGCAAGGAGTGCCACTGAAGTGGAGAAAAAGCAGCTGCCTTCCTGGGCTTTCTTCCCCACACTCCCCACCATCACAGAACAGGACAACACTGACCAGAGGATCGTGGGAGGCAATGATGCGATTCCCGGAGAGATCCCTTGGCAG GTTGCCCTGATGTCTCACTCAGACGTCCTTCAAAGAGCAGAAGTTTTCTGTGGGGGATCTCTAATCAGTGAATTATGGGTCCTCACCGCTGCCCATTGTCTGGTGCCGAATGATGTTAAAAGACAGAATTTCTTCGTCAGAGTCG GTGAACATGACGTGACCCAGGCTGAGGATTCAGAGCGAGATCACGAGGTGGCAGAGAAGCATATGCACCACTTGTATGATAGCAAAAAGTCCCTGGTAGACAACGACATTGCCCTCCTGAAGCTCGCCACTCCAGTGGTATTGTCCAACCAGCGGCGCCCTATCTGCCTGGGCCTCAAAGACTTTACGGAAAGCATATCGAGGGAAACCCCCACGTCTCTGGTGAGCGGCTGGGGAAAACTGAAGACCACAGGCATACAGCCCAACACGCTTAAGAAGCTGGAGGTGCCCTACGTGGATCGCACAGAGTGTAAAAAGAGCAGCCAGACGCCCATCACAAGCGGGATGTTCTGTGCCGGCTTCGAAAATGAAGCGAAGGATTCATGCAGCGGGGACAGTGGGGGGCCGCATGCCACTAATTATAAAGGCACTTGGTTCTTGACAGGCATCATCAGCTGGGGGGAGGAATGTGCCAAGGCAGGAAAGTATGGCGTCTACACTCGAGTAGCACGGTTCATTCCATGGATCAGAAAGACAACAGGGATGCGAATTATCAACTGA
- the f9b gene encoding coagulation factor IXb isoform X2, with protein MEEAREVFEDDDKTTAFWARYIDGDQCQPPPCQNGGECEDGIRTYTCYCNSNFNGKNCEIELKKQCSLNNGGCSHFCLMPADIPVCRCAAGYNLGPDKRSCEPTEQFSCGRVDTSASSLTPRSSNTEHNSSYNLAEDYDIASFYDDYGIHANDSGPSNVSAASAAKRRSVRSDRSSSVSPAEAVVSSGEARSATEVEKKQLPSWAFFPTLPTITEQDNTDQRIVGGNDAIPGEIPWQVALMSHSDVLQRAEVFCGGSLISELWVLTAAHCLVPNDVKRQNFFVRVGEHDVTQAEDSERDHEVAEKHMHHLYDSKKSLVDNDIALLKLATPVVLSNQRRPICLGLKDFTESISRETPTSLVSGWGKLKTTGIQPNTLKKLEVPYVDRTECKKSSQTPITSGMFCAGFENEAKDSCSGDSGGPHATNYKGTWFLTGIISWGEECAKAGKYGVYTRVARFIPWIRKTTGMRIIN; from the exons atggaggaggccagggaggtgTTCGAGGACGACGACAAAACT ACGGCGTTCTGGGCCCGTTACATTG ACGGTGACCAATGTCAGCCCCCTCCCTGCCAAAACGGAGGTGAGTGTGAAGATGGAATCCGCACATATACCTGTTATTGCAATTCAAACTTCAACGGCAAGAACTGTGAGATCG AGTTGAAGAAGCAGTGTTCGCTCAACAACGGTGGCTGTTCCCATTTCTGTCTGATGCCGGCGGACATACCCGTGTGTCGTTGTGCAGCTGGTTATAATCTCGGGCCGGACAAGAGAAGCTGTGAGCCGACAG AACAATTCAGCTGCGGTCGCGTGGACACATCCGCCTCCTCCCTAACCCCGCGGTCCTCAAACACCGAGCACAATTCCAGCTACAACCTGGCGGAAGACTACGATATTGCATCGTTTTACGACGACTACGGCATCCATGCCAACGATTCAGGTCCGTCCAACGTCTCCGCGGCCTCCGCTGCGAAGAGGCGGTCAGTGAGGTCGGACCGGAGCTCCTCCGTAAGTCCGGCTGAGGCTGTCGTGAGCAGTGGGGAAGCAAGGAGTGCCACTGAAGTGGAGAAAAAGCAGCTGCCTTCCTGGGCTTTCTTCCCCACACTCCCCACCATCACAGAACAGGACAACACTGACCAGAGGATCGTGGGAGGCAATGATGCGATTCCCGGAGAGATCCCTTGGCAG GTTGCCCTGATGTCTCACTCAGACGTCCTTCAAAGAGCAGAAGTTTTCTGTGGGGGATCTCTAATCAGTGAATTATGGGTCCTCACCGCTGCCCATTGTCTGGTGCCGAATGATGTTAAAAGACAGAATTTCTTCGTCAGAGTCG GTGAACATGACGTGACCCAGGCTGAGGATTCAGAGCGAGATCACGAGGTGGCAGAGAAGCATATGCACCACTTGTATGATAGCAAAAAGTCCCTGGTAGACAACGACATTGCCCTCCTGAAGCTCGCCACTCCAGTGGTATTGTCCAACCAGCGGCGCCCTATCTGCCTGGGCCTCAAAGACTTTACGGAAAGCATATCGAGGGAAACCCCCACGTCTCTGGTGAGCGGCTGGGGAAAACTGAAGACCACAGGCATACAGCCCAACACGCTTAAGAAGCTGGAGGTGCCCTACGTGGATCGCACAGAGTGTAAAAAGAGCAGCCAGACGCCCATCACAAGCGGGATGTTCTGTGCCGGCTTCGAAAATGAAGCGAAGGATTCATGCAGCGGGGACAGTGGGGGGCCGCATGCCACTAATTATAAAGGCACTTGGTTCTTGACAGGCATCATCAGCTGGGGGGAGGAATGTGCCAAGGCAGGAAAGTATGGCGTCTACACTCGAGTAGCACGGTTCATTCCATGGATCAGAAAGACAACAGGGATGCGAATTATCAACTGA